aaagaaaatgggaCATTTTCACACGTGCTCCTATTGACCCGGGTATGAAGCGTGTATGGTGCCCCtatatatctaaaattttgccaACATTGCTCTTCTCATCTTCaaactttataaaattaatctctcTCTTCAATCTTCATCGTCTCCATCAGTCTTCTAATTTTCCAGTCAAGGTAGCCGATGCTCTCAATCTCCTTTCCATCCTCTAATACCTgtgtttgtgttttcttcaattATCATGTCCCAGTCTCTTCATTAATCATGATCTCCTCAACCCAAAGTTAACAAATACTTGAAGCTTTCAAATAACTGAAATAAGTAGTACTAATAATTTCAGTGCtctagtttatttttttggccATTTTATCGATTAAAGTTCAATTTACTAGTCCTCTCATGCATATGCACATCGTTTTTAGTTCCCCATTTAACAATTTGGAAATCTCGTTTCTCAATCCCTCAATTAACTGATGTCTTGCTTGACTCTCTTTCAGTGCCCTACACTACATCACATCAAATTAGTAGTAATATTCAAGAAAGATGATGGAAATTGCGAACCACTACTACTTGCCTGAACTTGTAAGCATGCATACTGATCAGAAGATTTGAAGCAAAAAACTAGATATATAAACCGAGAAATTAACATTAATCTGATTTTTTTAACAGGGAATTGAGGATCCAACCTTGTTTGATCAATACCCGATGGATTCATTTGCATGTCCACTCGATGACTTTGACTTCGAGTCTTTCTCCGGGTCCCCAGAGAGCAACTCCTCTTATCAGTTCAACTCCGAAAGCACACCAAATTGTTTCCCTGCTGAAAGTCCTGATCAGTCTTTTGTCCCTGCAAGACCAACCAAGAGGCTCAAGACATTCAATACCTCCAACACTTGTGCCAGTGACATAATTTCCCACAAGGTTTCTGCCTCTTCATCCTCCCAAGTTATTTCCTTTGACCACTTCAATGCCCCATCAGATGCTTCTTCCCTGCAATTTCATCGAAACCTGGACTTCGATGTGAAGCCGAAAATCGAGAAAGCGTCTAGTGGGAACATGGATTTTGCAGCTTTCGTTTCTCACGGTTCGTATGTGGACAAAACATTCCTAAGTTCTGATACGAATCAGGTTGGAATAACCTCTAGGAACCCAATCCAAGCTCAAGAGCACGTAATAGCTGAAAGAAAACGGAGGGAAAAGCTCAGCCAGAGGTTCATTGCTCTTTCCGCCATCCTCCCTGGCCTCAAGAAGGTACTGATCTCACGTTAATAATTTCTCTGTTAATCTCAATTCTCATGCATGATGCACCTCagttacaatttatttatttatatatatgatcagCACTCACGATTGAAAACTTAACCTATGTTCAATAAACTATAACTAAATGTGTAACTAAGTTATATATATGGTTGCATGCACAGATGGATAAGGCTTCTGTTTTGGGAGATGCTATAAAGTATGTGAAACAACTACAAGAACGTGTGCAAACTCTGGAGGAGCAAGCAGCGAAGAGAACAGCAGGGTCGAGAGTGCTGGTGAAAAGATCTATTCTCTTTGCTGATGATGAAAATTCTGACAGCCACTGCGAGCATTCACTCCCAGAAATCGAAGTCAGAGTTTCTGGGAAAGACGTACTCATCAGAACTCAATGCGACAAACACAGTGGACATGCTGCAATGATACTCAGCGAGTTAGAAAAGCTTCACTTCATTGTCCAGAGTAGCAGCTTTTTGCCCTTCGGCAATAACAATACTGATGTAACTATTATTGCTCAGGTAAACGATTATTAACAATTCTCATGCATGTATGTAgttattagttaattatatttaatttgattgccGAATTTCTTTTCTCTGCTACTTAATTTCTCACCAACATAGTATTTGCTTTTTGTTACAGATGAACAAGGAAAACTGCATGACAGCAAAGGATCTCCTAGGAAGGCTACGACAGGCGTTGAAGCAGTTCATTTGATCACATAATAACTAGTTCAAGGAATTTAAGCCAGTGATGGTTGTGATTAGATTAGAGGAATAAGTTTGGTCAATAATGATTTTTATCGCAgtgctttatttttcctttttcgtCCATGATGTGGATTCTGGAGTTACATATCAAGGGCCTGCGAGTATCTGTTTGCATAGGACTTACATGGATTTGTTCATTCTGCTGTGAGGTGTGGGGAGTTTCAACAGAAACAACACATGATGCCaaagtgttttattttttctgttgcTTTTTTGCGTAGTTGATTGGTCGGCTACGTTACCCTACACCAGAATAGCATTTTCAAATCTCAGTAGTTCTTTTTCCCCTCATCAAAGAGGGCTTTTTGAGAGGCTTTGACTTAAAGATCACCTCTTTCTTCTCTGTTTCCATGTTGTGAAAAAGGTTCCGGTTTGATAGATGCTAAATAGTGGGCattcatttaaatttgtttctcaTGTCGTTTTATGTTCTGTTACTTCTGTATACAATCATTCTGGTTATAATAGCGACAAGTTgatgtcttttttttcttttttaaaatatattttgtacgGTTTGGTTgcatatctttttgtttgggtcaaggtatatatatatcttgCTTCGAATATTCATTCATGTAAAATGATGGGTGTGTACCCAAATGCACATTttagaaagattaaaaaagagAAGCATGTACATGTCGGTCTAGCGGTAAAAGGTTTAAATAGTCTgtataaagtataaatttttaattttattattgttagtgtacatgaaaaagataagtataaacataatagataatataatgtaataaaaagaaataataataataataataataaatgttaattatgtGTATGAATTGGAGAAATATttagatattattattaatagtgtaaattatacaatagtcttttcttttttatttctacacttattcttatatattatactatttttcttaattgtttaaaaaatattacatctaAGATTACTTCATATTGTTGTAAAtgctagaaaaaataaatatgcaatctAAAAATACTTCAGAAATCTCAGTTTAATTTAGacttactaatatattttttctacaaactcttactaatattatttgagtaatgattttttaacatttaatttttttaacactgaTAATAGCTTTTAAAGtagtttttaactaattaaatagtTAAGTTTGGTGCATGCTGTCGTAGGCAAATTGGCGGATCATGGGTCCATCTGAGATAAATATGACAATTGCAATTTAATACAAGAAACGACTTGGTCCCATCAGAGATTATGCAATCTCCTTGCTAATCTGGTAATCATTTAAATATACACGTACCTTTCTTCCTTCTAGAGCAACGCttaactattttatattattgttagtTCGATCATAATACTTcacattattatattattacagTTTATTCAAATCAATTTACAAATTCTTTGCCTTTTGAAACCatgaccaattaaaaaaatagacaagaATGCAAATTTTATGTCCACCTGGTTACTGATTGATTTTAATGATTACAGgatgttgatatatatatatatatatatatatatatatatatatatatatatatatatatatatatatatatatatatatatatatatatatatgtgtgtgtgtgcgcgcgCATTAAAGTTGAACAGTTTGGCGGTTCGCTGTTCTAGTCATACCAAACAACAAACTGTAGTAGCTGGGCTGGGTCTCATTTAGTGGGGCGGGCTCGCAAAAAGGAGGGGTGAATCAACCCCAGTATCTGGCTCTTAAAATATTCAAGCCCTTTCCACTCCAACCAACACAttattatttgtcatttttgAACTTAATTATCAAATGAGAAATGTGTTATGTACAGTGAGGACGTGCAAAATAAAATGGTATGAAAATTAAACCACTTGTCATTGATCTTTAAATTATGCTATTGTCAATATTCGAAAGATCCCAAAAAAGGAAGGATATTCCGATTTCACCATCTCTAAATTCGTCGAGTTTGAGTAAGTCAAAACTGACCTAAACATGGATGGCATCTGAATTCTAAACGTGATAAGGATCATTGATCTCTTGTTCCCTTTTCACATACAACTGGGCTTCGTTAGGCCTGGTCTCTACCGTTCAAAATAAGGGTCGGTGAGGTTATGTTCCAAAAATTTGTAAAACGCTTCTCATTTTTATTCCAATTCGtccttttatgaaaaatatttgcaTTTTGCAGCCTAACTAAGATTACCAAGACATAAAATTGCTCGACACAAATTTGACAAGTGTACCGTTGGAAAGAAATACAGAAGAAAGTACTAATATCGTTTCCAACGAAAGTAATATAATAGCAATTTTGGTAGTATATTGCCTTGATGTCTTATAtgttttatcattaaaatttaaatattttttaatttttatagaacaatttttccaaatcgaaaatcttataaataattaaaaaaaaaattgtgccaCTTCATAGTAGTATTaacaaagtttgatttatgggtgttgctaggtgcaccaacCATATTGctcatgcacccaacaattAATGGCTATTCCGAAAAATACTCCTTAATGCATTCATTCGTTCATTGTGTTGGTTTGTtctcattttttcatttatgtaaGAGGATAGGTGCATTGTGGCCGCTTTGGCCGAGGCGATAGTGTTACAGAGTTACGTTGGCAAGTGGTGATTTTGGCGGTGATTGGTGTGATTGTTATCGGCGGTATGTTacgtattttctttatttattttatgtgtatAAGTCTTACGGATTAATCAATCCGTAAGTATTATATGATTTATGAATTATcaattcatataaattatacGGATTAAATAATCCGTATAATTCATACAGATTGGTTAATCCGAATGTGTTATATgatttataatgtttttttcttcaatttgaaattaaaagaaatatttattgtttttttattttttaaattataaatatattaatatgattattataaaaattaatgagtaaaaaataattatttattaatttgaaatgtaattagtattattattttaaatatttttaaatatgtgtaGTTTCATGATTAATGTGTTAGTATgaattactatttaataattcacaaataaaaaatattatttttatatatttttaaaaaatatttttaattaattttatggaaTCAAAAtcacttatttattaaaaaataacttaaaaaacactataattaattaattaaataaaataataaaaatatgtctcCTTTGCCTattctttttttacaaaaaactaatatataataattatattaatatttttataattttaaatacacaataaatattttaaaaaaataaaaataatatatttttaattaaaaaaataataaatatttataaaaaatcaaaataatatatttataattagaaaaaattaactatttaaaacataattcaaaataatgtatttacaattaaaaaaaataactattttaaaaaaatcaaaataatatatttataattaaaaagacaatagatatttaaaaacaaaaataaaattaatatatttataattaaaaaaataaccatttaaaaagataattcaaaataatctatttttaattaaaaaacaatgaatatttcaaaacaaaattaaaaataatatatttatcatcaaaaaataaaaactatttcaaaacaaaaatcataataatatatttataattaaaaaataactatttaaaaacaaaaataaaataaatatatttaaaattttaaaaaataactaactaaaaacataattcaaaataatctatttttatttaaaaaataaacaataactatttaaaaacaaaattaaaaataatatatttataattaataaaaaacgagaactatttaaaaacaaaaataaatttaatatatttataattaaaaaaacattaactatttaaatacaaaaataaatttaatatgtttataactaaaaaaaattaactatttaaatgaaaaaattaaattaatatatttataattaaaaaaacattaaatatttaaatacaaaaattaaattaatatatttataattaaaaaaatatacaaattagatAATTCATATGAGTTATACACACCATGAGGGAggctgatttttaaaatttaagtaaataacatttttgttattttccttaAATTGCTGAATGCACAAGTAATGGTGCACTAACAACACCCATGATGATTTGTGTGGTTAAATTTACCAAAGTATAAGAGGACTCCATCTGACGTGGGCCGTGAAATCCAAGTTAAAcccaattttattaatttgtaactAGGCTCTTACTAAATACATATCTATGTTTGCTAAGAAAGCCTCCTTTCTCCTCGGTATAATTTGTAACAAGAGCCTTGTAAGTGTTGTATATCAAGCTTGACAGATGGCTTGGTTTTTTCCGAAGCACTCAATATATGAttgttgcttcctgcacctccaAATTTTACTTCCTACATTCTATTCACGATTATTTTAGAGGATCAATCTATTCATGATTCAACTAAAGAGTttactgtttttgtttttttgtttttatttatttattaatattcgtAGGAATTGAACTTTAAATATTAAGTAATTTACTGAGTAGTAACAATTAAGATTCTGCGCGCGTTGAAATGTAGTGCACTAGTGTTAAGTTCTGAGTAAACTTTGTTAAGTTATTTTGATCCCATACTAACAAGTAACAACGTAAGGTAAAGAAAATAACCCATGAAGAGaagtccataaaaaataggattATTTTTTCTGATTGAATAATGATGAATACTAGCATAAGAGGTGTCCGTTAGTATGTTAAATTGGACTAattgtgtgagagagagaaaatccaATTCAACTTTAGCATTCCATAGTCGTAGGATTATGGTAACTGCCTAACTTCAAGTTGCTTCATCTTCATGTGATAATTAGTTGGCACTAATTCAGATGCTGAAAGCTGAAATCCTGCAATCATATATAACTAGGGAAATCAGAAATGTCCATTTACTGTAATTCATTACTATCTGGTATTGACCCTGAGTTACTATTATTGGTGAGAAATTGAGCGCAGAATCACATTGGTTCCATGTTAGAATTACgattttctttttcagaaaaaaaactaagatgAAAAGTacatgaaatttgaatttttaagtataattaatCTTAGTTTTCTTTGTTACTTCAAACCTTTTTTGTAATTGTCTCAAATATTTAATGTCAAGATAGATGTCTAAACTTTGTTGATAATTTACAGAAAATTACCAATAagaacccctcaattcaaatttaaaatcatgtaATTTTAATGAGCCGTCCCTTAACAAGTGCAAAATTGAAATGGACTTGTTTGTTTTGTGCTGAAACTGGAAAGAGTCAGAAAGAACGGATACACATTGGGCTGGTATGTCTGGGTAGGCTAAAATGCTATCCCCTCTCCTTTGGTCCCCTTCCCTAATCGCCATTGATCATCCAAAAGTGTGACGAAAGAGAAGCAATGCGCTTTAGAAATCAGAacgaaaagagataacttccttTACATGATTAATTGTCGGTATGCTCTCTCTTTGGGAACAAATGGTAATATGCTACTGTCTAAGAAAATATgcctaaacaaacaaaagttgtCAAGAGACAAAACTATATAACaggcaagacaaaattgaaaaGGACTTGAGCTAATGGATTTTTATGAAACAACCAAACCAGCCCTTGTGTCACCTTTTGCATACCATCCTCAATCATGATCATGCACACTACTCTGCACATAGGACTTCGGCAGAAGGAAGCCCAGAAGGCTTTTTAATCCCACAGATTCAGACAACGCCTCTAGTTCCAAATTAACTAGAAAACCATTATTAACCTTGCCAGCTGATGTATGTGTGTGCGCGCGCGCTCTTACACTAAAACATTTAATAGACACGTTAGTGGATTTGTCAAGTGCAAACATATAAGCGTATGAGTAAGTTTGGGAATTTTCCAGTTTCCATTATCCCATTCCCATATTTTGACGACGGACCACACCACTGTGATTCTCATTGTTTCATGTCATATTGCCAATTTAAGGACATTATTAGGCATGCCAATGACACAATTATTTGCGAGGGTATGCATTATGCAAAATGGTGGGACTGTAAAACGTTAAGGATTTACTTCGCTTGCCACATGACATGATAAGTATTTACTGCATAATTTAGCTTAAAGCCATGAAGAAAGGGAAACGGATATGCTGGATACAAATCAGGCAATGCAACCACCCCATAAGCTTgtggtttaattttgttattttaggtATTATGCGTGGTGAGAATGCCGTAACTTATTGAAGATGAAAATAGTTGTTTTATGAATTATATTTCATGTGGTATTTCATGTTCTCACTACCAAAAAACTTTATGTTCTAAATTATacccaaaaaaattgtttcacgtacaaaaaaagaaaacatgttctaaataaaaaatagcaatggaactaaatagaataaaatatattcaagtTTTTAGTCaacttatataataatattgtgttaGGATGTTTCCCTCTAAAACTTTGGGAAGGAAGTAGGAACTAAGAAGTATTGATAGGCTCAAGTCGATCCATCTTTATTGTTttgactataaaaaaaaaagatgaatagttTGATagctaacattttttaattgtacgataatagtataaaaaaaatataccgaCTATGCattaaatgaaaacaaattgTCTCTTAAACATGCACTAATTATCTTTTTCAGATTccattacttttttttccacCTTGAGAGCCATTTGTAGTTTCCGGACTCCTTATTGGAGAATAGTAggtcaaaaaattaaattatgaataaattataataacctttagattttcttttctctatgaAGTTTTTGTTGGAGTAAATCCAATAACATCAAatccttaatatatatttattaaattttattgataaaactgacTTACTAGTACATATTTTAGTTTGTAATAATATCATTTGTTTGGATCCAATATATaagccaattttttttatggacaAAATATATGGAGCCAAAGCCGCAGCTCAAAAACCTATGTAACAAGAGACACTGAAGAGTGAAGAATCAGCAACATGATCAAAGCCTAAAATTGGGGCAAAAATTCAAACACTTGGCTATAAATACACCAGATAGTCCATACTTAGCCGCTATTATGTCAAAATATAATAGTATTAATATTACATGGCAAAGTATAGGctatataatttaatgtaatttattaaattttacaagGTACTGATTCAACTTTAAACATGTATGCTAATTGGAGTTTAAAATTTGTGAACAAAAAGCAAGTGCATTTTGTTGCGTGATCAAAATTGCTCAACCTTATCATGTAGGAAAACGGATAACCAGAATTTGTGTGGTCCCAAACGACAACAAGACGCATTTATAAGCTTGACTAGTTCTCTTCGTCGTCAACTGACATTCTCATTTCTCAATGATAGTTGCTacttgataatattttattcgAATAATCTGTCGTTAACCTACCTATAATATATAGCTGGTGCTATTAATCGAATGTTTAATCTCATTTTAAGATTTACAGTGTGTGGATTGATGGTGAAGATCCAAAAATCATAGTATCTGATTATGATTTAGTTTCCACCGCATCAGAGAGTATAGCTAGCTAGTTTTAAAGTTAGCATGATTTTTTCAAGATAACCCACCGTAGATTTTTtcaacataatataatataattttcactTGTAAACTTTGAGGTTGCAAGGAAGAAAAGCAGGTAAAAAGAATAACAGGTAGCAaagacatttaaaaattaaaatagttctAACAATATAAGTCCAATCTAAAGGGGATACGTCCAGCAATACTCATCCCTCACCAACTCCAACTTCACTCTCAATAAACTGGAATCGTGAAAGCATCATTACAATTATCTCCTAGCTAACCAaacccaacattttttttagcttttagaAATATTATCGCGTGCAATGTGATGCACTGCTGCAGTTAGCATCAACAAGAATAGTAACCTGACCCTTCATGCCATTATGATCGAGGTGGTAAAAAATGGCAAGTAGAAGTGAGGTTCATGCTCTTTAATGATTAATCTAATGGGATAACAAGAACCAGAACAAACAGAACTCTtggtagaaaagaaaaaaaaaagtgggtcaATAATGCATATTTTGGATTCAAAACCACCACTGTCCAATTGACATCATTGTTCTACAAAACCGGAATGATTGTGATTCATCCGGAGGGTATTTGCTCATTCATGTTCCTTATTATCGATATGGGCATACCTGACTAGCCAAGTACAATTTccttaatttcaattttggcACTTACAATCGTGATTAAAACTGAGATCAGGTTTATATATATGCTTGTCTTTTTATCCAAAAATTAGCATGCATTCTATATTTATGGGGTACGGGTCACGTGTGTACAATATACTCCTTACAAAAGGTTTATATATCTGCTTGGCTTTTAATCCCAAAATTAGCATGCATTAAATGAAGGGTAACGTgtgttttattcttatttaaataaataacatatagTACAATTTTTAAGTagccaataattttaaaattttcactaaCTCTGTATCTGTAttgtaatg
The nucleotide sequence above comes from Glycine soja cultivar W05 chromosome 11, ASM419377v2, whole genome shotgun sequence. Encoded proteins:
- the LOC114374797 gene encoding transcription factor bHLH25-like; the protein is MMEIANHYYLPELGIEDPTLFDQYPMDSFACPLDDFDFESFSGSPESNSSYQFNSESTPNCFPAESPDQSFVPARPTKRLKTFNTSNTCASDIISHKVSASSSSQVISFDHFNAPSDASSLQFHRNLDFDVKPKIEKASSGNMDFAAFVSHGSYVDKTFLSSDTNQVGITSRNPIQAQEHVIAERKRREKLSQRFIALSAILPGLKKMDKASVLGDAIKYVKQLQERVQTLEEQAAKRTAGSRVLVKRSILFADDENSDSHCEHSLPEIEVRVSGKDVLIRTQCDKHSGHAAMILSELEKLHFIVQSSSFLPFGNNNTDVTIIAQMNKENCMTAKDLLGRLRQALKQFI